The following coding sequences lie in one Hippopotamus amphibius kiboko isolate mHipAmp2 chromosome 7, mHipAmp2.hap2, whole genome shotgun sequence genomic window:
- the DENND6B gene encoding protein DENND6B isoform X20, whose protein sequence is MDQGSGAGPHRARGRLGMPTSGARAAGAPWARFSAWLECVCVVTFDLELGQALELVYPSDFRLTDKEVGPSPLGSRPRPEQALTLFPVFQKSSICYLSFPDSHSGCLGDTQFSFRIRQCGGQRRPWHTDDRHCDRGAPASLQAGEGQLAEEGLLPEVSGAGVPPALRPAVPGAAGPGRPRVLRQAGTLPGSGLQGDRPVAGARAGADTQPACHGSRPPGAAGRLGWDGPVPVDTHPSSSCFLRPQVHIPSRADRPESGSPKQCGHENLLPAPVVLTSTHELDLFRCFRPVLAHVQLLWELMLLGEPLLVLAPSPAVSSEMVLALARWVGPPCERGGPAPALLAHGPRGPPRSCLQPLKFCCDYRPYFTVHDSEFKEFSTRTQAPPNVVLGVTNPFFIKTLQHWPHILRVGEPKMSGEAVPASTQGSWAHGALRGLNLQTQNWPGHGACLVGDLPKQVKLKKPSRLKTLDTKPGLYTAYTAHLHRDKALLRRLLKGLQKKRPSDAQTAVLRRHLLELTQSFIIPLEHYMASLMPLQKSIAPWKTPPQIRPFRQDDFLRSLEHAGPQLTCVLKGDWLGLYRPARGGCLLPPNRRFFKSPHFDGWYRQRHKEMAQKLEALHLEAICEAVRGLGGGAPGREGTGPEAGEGLGQGCPLSSPQNIEIWMKDKSEVEVVDLVLKLQERLVRAQGHQLPVKEATLKRARLYIETVIGSLPKDLQVVLCPP, encoded by the exons ATGGACCAGGGGTCCGGTGCCGGGCCCCACCGGGCTCGCGGCCGCCTCGGCATGCCTACGTCCGGGGCGCGGGCTGCGGGGGCGCCCTGGGCACGCTTCTCGGCCTGGCTGGAGTGCGTGTGCGTGGTCACCTTCGACCTGGAGCTGGGCCAGGCGCTGGAG CTGGTGTACCCCAGCGACTTCCGGCTCACGGACAAGGAGGTGGGTCCCAGCCCTCTAGGGAGCAGACCTCGCCCGGAGCAGGCCCTCACCCTGTTTCCTGTGTTTCAGAAAAGCAGCATCTGCTACCTGTCCTTCCCCGACTCCCACTCAG GCTGCCTCGGGGACACTCAGTTCAGCTTCCGCATCCGTCAGTGTGGAGGGCAGAGGCGCCCCTGGCACACGGATGACAGGCACTGTGACCGTGGGGCCCCCGCGTCTCTGCAG GCAGGTGAAGGACAGCTCGCTGAAGAGGGGCTACTTCCAGAAG TCTCTGGTGCTGGTGTCCCGCCTGCCCTTCGTCCGGCTGTTCCAGGCGCTGCTGGGCCTGGTCGCCCCCGAGTTCTTCGAcaagctggcaccctgcctggaaGCGG CCTGCAGGGAGATCGACCAGTGGCCGGCGCCCGTGCCGGGGCGGACACTCAACCTGCCTGTCATGGGAGTCGTCCTCCAGGTGCGGCTGGCCGGCTGGGGTGGGATGGCCCGGTGCCTGTCGACACCCACCCCTCCAGCAGCTGCTTCCTTCGTCCCCAGGTACACATCCCATCCCGGGCAGACAGGCCTGAATCCGGTTCTCCAAAGCAGTGCGGCCACGAG aaccTGCTACCGGCCCCGGTGGTCCTTACCAGCACCCATGAGCTGGACCTGTTCAG GTGCTTCCGGCCGGTGCTGGCGCACGTGCAGCTGCTGTGGGAGCTCATGCTGCTGGGGGAGCCGCTGCTGGTCCTGGCACCCTCGCCCGCCGTGTCCTCGGAGATGGTGCTGGCCTTGGCCAGGTGGGTCGGGCCGCCGTGTGAGAGGGGTGGCCCGGCACCAGCCCTGCTCGCTCACGGGCCCCGCGGGCCCCCCCGCAGCTGCCTGCAGCCCCTCAAGTTCTGCTGCGACTACCGCCCCTACTTCACCGTCCACGACAGCGAGTTCAAGGAGTTCTCCACGCGCACGCAGGCCCC accAAACGTGGTCCTGGGAGTCACAAACCCTTTCTTTATCAAAACGCTCCAGcactggccccacatcctccgtGTCGGGGAGCCCAAGATGTCAGGTGAGGCTGTCCCGGCCTCCACCCAGGGGTCCTGGGCACACGGGGCCTTGCGGGGTCTGAACCTGCAGACGCAGAACTGGCCTGGCCACGGGGCGTGTCTCGTAGGGGACCTTCCCAAGCAGGTCAAACTGAAAAAGCCCTCGAGGCTGAAGACCCTGGACACCAAGCCAG gcctctACACCGCGTACACGGCCCACCTCCACCGAGACAAGGCCCTGCTCAGACGGCTGCTTAAG GGCCTGCAGAAGAAGCGGCCGTCGGACGCGCAGACCGCGGTGCTGAGGCGGCACCTCCTGGAGCTCACGCAGAGCTTCATCATCCCGCTG GAGCACTACATGGCCAGCCTCATGCCCCTGCAGAAGAGCATCGCGCCCTGGAAG ACCCCTCCCCAGATCCGCCCCTTCCGCCAGGATGACTTCCTACGCAGCCTGGAGCACGCGGGGCCGCAGCTCACCTGCGTCCTCAAGGGCGACTGGCTGGGCCTCTACAG GCCAGCCCGCGGCGGCTGCCTCTTGCCCCCAAACAGGCGGTTTTTCAAGTCCCCGCATTTTGATGGCTGGTACCGGCAGCGGCACAAGGAGATGGCCCAGAAGCTGGAAGCGCTGCACCTCGAGGCCATCTGCGAGGCGGtgagggggctgggcgggggagCGCCGGGCAGGGAGGGCACAGGCCCAGAGGCGGGCGAGGGCCTCGGTCAGGGATGCCCCCTCTCGTCCCCGCAGAACATCGAGATCTGGATGAAGGACAAGTCTGAGGTAGAGGTCGTGGATCTGGTCCTGAAACTCCAGGAGAGGCTG GTTCGAGCACAGGGCCACCAGCTCCCCGTGAAGGAGGCAACGCTGAAGCGGGCGCGGCTGTACATCGAGACGGTCATTGGCTCTCTGCCCAAGGACCTGCAGGTCGTCCTGTGCCCTCCCTAG
- the DENND6B gene encoding protein DENND6B isoform X10, producing MDQGSGAGPHRARGRLGMPTSGARAAGAPWARFSAWLECVCVVTFDLELGQALELVYPSDFRLTDKEVGPSPLGSRPRPEQALTLFPVFQKSSICYLSFPDSHSGCLGDTQFSFRIRQCGGQRRPWHTDDRHCDRGAPASLQREPAHYFGYVYFRQVKDSSLKRGYFQKGPQGLGRHLTGPRALQSLVLVSRLPFVRLFQALLGLVAPEFFDKLAPCLEAACREIDQWPAPVPGRTLNLPVMGVVLQVRLAGWGGMARCLSTPTPPAAASFVPRYTSHPGQTGLNPVLQSSAATRTCYRPRWSLPAPMSWTCSGASGRCWRTCSCCGSSCCWGSRCWSWHPRPPCPRRWCWPWPGGSGRRVRGVARHQPCSLTGPAGPPAAACSPSSSAATTAPTSPSTTASSRSSPRARRPPLAPHPPCRGAQDVRGPSQAGQTEKALEAEDPGHQARSVPLLSSRDPETGLGVGWGRQMCWHRQREGSALPPCPPQASTPRTRPTSTETRPCSDGCLRYRWGGAHQGAGHCARHVKGAQPGRCGSALAPQGLQKKRPSDAQTAVLRRHLLELTQSFIIPLEHYMASLMPLQKSIAPWKTPPQIRPFRQDDFLRSLEHAGPQLTCVLKGDWLGLYRPARGGCLLPPNRRFFKSPHFDGWYRQRHKEMAQKLEALHLEAICEAVRGLGGGAPGREGTGPEAGEGLGQGCPLSSPQNIEIWMKDKSEVEVVDLVLKLQERLVRAQGHQLPVKEATLKRARLYIETVIGSLPKDLQVVLCPP from the exons ATGGACCAGGGGTCCGGTGCCGGGCCCCACCGGGCTCGCGGCCGCCTCGGCATGCCTACGTCCGGGGCGCGGGCTGCGGGGGCGCCCTGGGCACGCTTCTCGGCCTGGCTGGAGTGCGTGTGCGTGGTCACCTTCGACCTGGAGCTGGGCCAGGCGCTGGAG CTGGTGTACCCCAGCGACTTCCGGCTCACGGACAAGGAGGTGGGTCCCAGCCCTCTAGGGAGCAGACCTCGCCCGGAGCAGGCCCTCACCCTGTTTCCTGTGTTTCAGAAAAGCAGCATCTGCTACCTGTCCTTCCCCGACTCCCACTCAG GCTGCCTCGGGGACACTCAGTTCAGCTTCCGCATCCGTCAGTGTGGAGGGCAGAGGCGCCCCTGGCACACGGATGACAGGCACTGTGACCGTGGGGCCCCCGCGTCTCTGCAG AGGGAGCCTGCGCACTACTTTGGCTACGTGTACTTCAGGCAGGTGAAGGACAGCTCGCTGAAGAGGGGCTACTTCCAGAAG GGTCCCCAGGGGCTGGGGCGCCATCTCACCGGCCCTCGGGCCCTGCAGTCTCTGGTGCTGGTGTCCCGCCTGCCCTTCGTCCGGCTGTTCCAGGCGCTGCTGGGCCTGGTCGCCCCCGAGTTCTTCGAcaagctggcaccctgcctggaaGCGG CCTGCAGGGAGATCGACCAGTGGCCGGCGCCCGTGCCGGGGCGGACACTCAACCTGCCTGTCATGGGAGTCGTCCTCCAGGTGCGGCTGGCCGGCTGGGGTGGGATGGCCCGGTGCCTGTCGACACCCACCCCTCCAGCAGCTGCTTCCTTCGTCCCCAGGTACACATCCCATCCCGGGCAGACAGGCCTGAATCCGGTTCTCCAAAGCAGTGCGGCCACGAG aaccTGCTACCGGCCCCGGTGGTCCTTACCAGCACCCATGAGCTGGACCTGTTCAG GTGCTTCCGGCCGGTGCTGGCGCACGTGCAGCTGCTGTGGGAGCTCATGCTGCTGGGGGAGCCGCTGCTGGTCCTGGCACCCTCGCCCGCCGTGTCCTCGGAGATGGTGCTGGCCTTGGCCAGGTGGGTCGGGCCGCCGTGTGAGAGGGGTGGCCCGGCACCAGCCCTGCTCGCTCACGGGCCCCGCGGGCCCCCCCGCAGCTGCCTGCAGCCCCTCAAGTTCTGCTGCGACTACCGCCCCTACTTCACCGTCCACGACAGCGAGTTCAAGGAGTTCTCCACGCGCACGCAGGCCCC cactggccccacatcctccgtGTCGGGGAGCCCAAGATGTCAG GGGACCTTCCCAAGCAGGTCAAACTGAAAAAGCCCTCGAGGCTGAAGACCCTGGACACCAAGCCAGGTCTgtgcccctcctctcctcccggGACCCAGAGACGggccttggggtggggtggggcaggcagatGTGCTGGCACCGCCAAAGGGAGGGGAGCGCGCTaccaccctgccctccccaggcctctACACCGCGTACACGGCCCACCTCCACCGAGACAAGGCCCTGCTCAGACGGCTGCTTAAGGTACCGCTGGGGGGGGGCACACCAGGGGGCGGGACACTGTGCTCGGCATGTGAAGGGGGCGCAGCCGGGGCGCTGTGGCTCAGCCCTCGCCCCCCAGGGCCTGCAGAAGAAGCGGCCGTCGGACGCGCAGACCGCGGTGCTGAGGCGGCACCTCCTGGAGCTCACGCAGAGCTTCATCATCCCGCTG GAGCACTACATGGCCAGCCTCATGCCCCTGCAGAAGAGCATCGCGCCCTGGAAG ACCCCTCCCCAGATCCGCCCCTTCCGCCAGGATGACTTCCTACGCAGCCTGGAGCACGCGGGGCCGCAGCTCACCTGCGTCCTCAAGGGCGACTGGCTGGGCCTCTACAG GCCAGCCCGCGGCGGCTGCCTCTTGCCCCCAAACAGGCGGTTTTTCAAGTCCCCGCATTTTGATGGCTGGTACCGGCAGCGGCACAAGGAGATGGCCCAGAAGCTGGAAGCGCTGCACCTCGAGGCCATCTGCGAGGCGGtgagggggctgggcgggggagCGCCGGGCAGGGAGGGCACAGGCCCAGAGGCGGGCGAGGGCCTCGGTCAGGGATGCCCCCTCTCGTCCCCGCAGAACATCGAGATCTGGATGAAGGACAAGTCTGAGGTAGAGGTCGTGGATCTGGTCCTGAAACTCCAGGAGAGGCTG GTTCGAGCACAGGGCCACCAGCTCCCCGTGAAGGAGGCAACGCTGAAGCGGGCGCGGCTGTACATCGAGACGGTCATTGGCTCTCTGCCCAAGGACCTGCAGGTCGTCCTGTGCCCTCCCTAG
- the DENND6B gene encoding protein DENND6B isoform X18, whose product MDQGSGAGPHRARGRLGMPTSGARAAGAPWARFSAWLECVCVVTFDLELGQALEKSSICYLSFPDSHSGCLGDTQFSFRIRQCGGQRRPWHTDDRHCDRGAPASLQREPAHYFGYVYFRQVKDSSLKRGYFQKGPQGLGRHLTGPRALQSLVLVSRLPFVRLFQALLGLVAPEFFDKLAPCLEAACREIDQWPAPVPGRTLNLPVMGVVLQVRLAGWGGMARCLSTPTPPAAASFVPRYTSHPGQTGLNPVLQSSAATRTCYRPRWSLPAPMSWTCSGASGRCWRTCSCCGSSCCWGSRCWSWHPRPPCPRRWCWPWPGGSGRRVRGVARHQPCSLTGPAGPPAAACSPSSSAATTAPTSPSTTASSRSSPRARRPPLAPHPPCRGAQDVRGPSQAGQTEKALEAEDPGHQARSVPLLSSRDPETGLGVGWGRQMCWHRQREGSALPPCPPQASTPRTRPTSTETRPCSDGCLRYRWGGAHQGAGHCARHVKGAQPGRCGSALAPQGLQKKRPSDAQTAVLRRHLLELTQSFIIPLEHYMASLMPLQKSIAPWKTPPQIRPFRQDDFLRSLEHAGPQLTCVLKGDWLGLYRPARGGCLLPPNRRFFKSPHFDGWYRQRHKEMAQKLEALHLEAICEAVRGLGGGAPGREGTGPEAGEGLGQGCPLSSPQNIEIWMKDKSEVEVVDLVLKLQERLVRAQGHQLPVKEATLKRARLYIETVIGSLPKDLQVVLCPP is encoded by the exons ATGGACCAGGGGTCCGGTGCCGGGCCCCACCGGGCTCGCGGCCGCCTCGGCATGCCTACGTCCGGGGCGCGGGCTGCGGGGGCGCCCTGGGCACGCTTCTCGGCCTGGCTGGAGTGCGTGTGCGTGGTCACCTTCGACCTGGAGCTGGGCCAGGCGCTGGAG AAAAGCAGCATCTGCTACCTGTCCTTCCCCGACTCCCACTCAG GCTGCCTCGGGGACACTCAGTTCAGCTTCCGCATCCGTCAGTGTGGAGGGCAGAGGCGCCCCTGGCACACGGATGACAGGCACTGTGACCGTGGGGCCCCCGCGTCTCTGCAG AGGGAGCCTGCGCACTACTTTGGCTACGTGTACTTCAGGCAGGTGAAGGACAGCTCGCTGAAGAGGGGCTACTTCCAGAAG GGTCCCCAGGGGCTGGGGCGCCATCTCACCGGCCCTCGGGCCCTGCAGTCTCTGGTGCTGGTGTCCCGCCTGCCCTTCGTCCGGCTGTTCCAGGCGCTGCTGGGCCTGGTCGCCCCCGAGTTCTTCGAcaagctggcaccctgcctggaaGCGG CCTGCAGGGAGATCGACCAGTGGCCGGCGCCCGTGCCGGGGCGGACACTCAACCTGCCTGTCATGGGAGTCGTCCTCCAGGTGCGGCTGGCCGGCTGGGGTGGGATGGCCCGGTGCCTGTCGACACCCACCCCTCCAGCAGCTGCTTCCTTCGTCCCCAGGTACACATCCCATCCCGGGCAGACAGGCCTGAATCCGGTTCTCCAAAGCAGTGCGGCCACGAG aaccTGCTACCGGCCCCGGTGGTCCTTACCAGCACCCATGAGCTGGACCTGTTCAG GTGCTTCCGGCCGGTGCTGGCGCACGTGCAGCTGCTGTGGGAGCTCATGCTGCTGGGGGAGCCGCTGCTGGTCCTGGCACCCTCGCCCGCCGTGTCCTCGGAGATGGTGCTGGCCTTGGCCAGGTGGGTCGGGCCGCCGTGTGAGAGGGGTGGCCCGGCACCAGCCCTGCTCGCTCACGGGCCCCGCGGGCCCCCCCGCAGCTGCCTGCAGCCCCTCAAGTTCTGCTGCGACTACCGCCCCTACTTCACCGTCCACGACAGCGAGTTCAAGGAGTTCTCCACGCGCACGCAGGCCCC cactggccccacatcctccgtGTCGGGGAGCCCAAGATGTCAG GGGACCTTCCCAAGCAGGTCAAACTGAAAAAGCCCTCGAGGCTGAAGACCCTGGACACCAAGCCAGGTCTgtgcccctcctctcctcccggGACCCAGAGACGggccttggggtggggtggggcaggcagatGTGCTGGCACCGCCAAAGGGAGGGGAGCGCGCTaccaccctgccctccccaggcctctACACCGCGTACACGGCCCACCTCCACCGAGACAAGGCCCTGCTCAGACGGCTGCTTAAGGTACCGCTGGGGGGGGGCACACCAGGGGGCGGGACACTGTGCTCGGCATGTGAAGGGGGCGCAGCCGGGGCGCTGTGGCTCAGCCCTCGCCCCCCAGGGCCTGCAGAAGAAGCGGCCGTCGGACGCGCAGACCGCGGTGCTGAGGCGGCACCTCCTGGAGCTCACGCAGAGCTTCATCATCCCGCTG GAGCACTACATGGCCAGCCTCATGCCCCTGCAGAAGAGCATCGCGCCCTGGAAG ACCCCTCCCCAGATCCGCCCCTTCCGCCAGGATGACTTCCTACGCAGCCTGGAGCACGCGGGGCCGCAGCTCACCTGCGTCCTCAAGGGCGACTGGCTGGGCCTCTACAG GCCAGCCCGCGGCGGCTGCCTCTTGCCCCCAAACAGGCGGTTTTTCAAGTCCCCGCATTTTGATGGCTGGTACCGGCAGCGGCACAAGGAGATGGCCCAGAAGCTGGAAGCGCTGCACCTCGAGGCCATCTGCGAGGCGGtgagggggctgggcgggggagCGCCGGGCAGGGAGGGCACAGGCCCAGAGGCGGGCGAGGGCCTCGGTCAGGGATGCCCCCTCTCGTCCCCGCAGAACATCGAGATCTGGATGAAGGACAAGTCTGAGGTAGAGGTCGTGGATCTGGTCCTGAAACTCCAGGAGAGGCTG GTTCGAGCACAGGGCCACCAGCTCCCCGTGAAGGAGGCAACGCTGAAGCGGGCGCGGCTGTACATCGAGACGGTCATTGGCTCTCTGCCCAAGGACCTGCAGGTCGTCCTGTGCCCTCCCTAG
- the DENND6B gene encoding protein DENND6B isoform X14: MDQGSGAGPHRARGRLGMPTSGARAAGAPWARFSAWLECVCVVTFDLELGQALELVYPSDFRLTDKEKSSICYLSFPDSHSGCLGDTQFSFRIRQCGGQRRPWHTDDRHCDRGAPASLQREPAHYFGYVYFRQVKDSSLKRGYFQKGPQGLGRHLTGPRALQSLVLVSRLPFVRLFQALLGLVAPEFFDKLAPCLEAACREIDQWPAPVPGRTLNLPVMGVVLQVRLAGWGGMARCLSTPTPPAAASFVPRYTSHPGQTGLNPVLQSSAATRTCYRPRWSLPAPMSWTCSGASGRCWRTCSCCGSSCCWGSRCWSWHPRPPCPRRWCWPWPGGSGRRVRGVARHQPCSLTGPAGPPAAACSPSSSAATTAPTSPSTTASSRSSPRARRPPLAPHPPCRGAQDVRGPSQAGQTEKALEAEDPGHQARSVPLLSSRDPETGLGVGWGRQMCWHRQREGSALPPCPPQASTPRTRPTSTETRPCSDGCLRYRWGGAHQGAGHCARHVKGAQPGRCGSALAPQGLQKKRPSDAQTAVLRRHLLELTQSFIIPLEHYMASLMPLQKSIAPWKTPPQIRPFRQDDFLRSLEHAGPQLTCVLKGDWLGLYRPARGGCLLPPNRRFFKSPHFDGWYRQRHKEMAQKLEALHLEAICEAVRGLGGGAPGREGTGPEAGEGLGQGCPLSSPQNIEIWMKDKSEVEVVDLVLKLQERLVRAQGHQLPVKEATLKRARLYIETVIGSLPKDLQVVLCPP; the protein is encoded by the exons ATGGACCAGGGGTCCGGTGCCGGGCCCCACCGGGCTCGCGGCCGCCTCGGCATGCCTACGTCCGGGGCGCGGGCTGCGGGGGCGCCCTGGGCACGCTTCTCGGCCTGGCTGGAGTGCGTGTGCGTGGTCACCTTCGACCTGGAGCTGGGCCAGGCGCTGGAG CTGGTGTACCCCAGCGACTTCCGGCTCACGGACAAGGAG AAAAGCAGCATCTGCTACCTGTCCTTCCCCGACTCCCACTCAG GCTGCCTCGGGGACACTCAGTTCAGCTTCCGCATCCGTCAGTGTGGAGGGCAGAGGCGCCCCTGGCACACGGATGACAGGCACTGTGACCGTGGGGCCCCCGCGTCTCTGCAG AGGGAGCCTGCGCACTACTTTGGCTACGTGTACTTCAGGCAGGTGAAGGACAGCTCGCTGAAGAGGGGCTACTTCCAGAAG GGTCCCCAGGGGCTGGGGCGCCATCTCACCGGCCCTCGGGCCCTGCAGTCTCTGGTGCTGGTGTCCCGCCTGCCCTTCGTCCGGCTGTTCCAGGCGCTGCTGGGCCTGGTCGCCCCCGAGTTCTTCGAcaagctggcaccctgcctggaaGCGG CCTGCAGGGAGATCGACCAGTGGCCGGCGCCCGTGCCGGGGCGGACACTCAACCTGCCTGTCATGGGAGTCGTCCTCCAGGTGCGGCTGGCCGGCTGGGGTGGGATGGCCCGGTGCCTGTCGACACCCACCCCTCCAGCAGCTGCTTCCTTCGTCCCCAGGTACACATCCCATCCCGGGCAGACAGGCCTGAATCCGGTTCTCCAAAGCAGTGCGGCCACGAG aaccTGCTACCGGCCCCGGTGGTCCTTACCAGCACCCATGAGCTGGACCTGTTCAG GTGCTTCCGGCCGGTGCTGGCGCACGTGCAGCTGCTGTGGGAGCTCATGCTGCTGGGGGAGCCGCTGCTGGTCCTGGCACCCTCGCCCGCCGTGTCCTCGGAGATGGTGCTGGCCTTGGCCAGGTGGGTCGGGCCGCCGTGTGAGAGGGGTGGCCCGGCACCAGCCCTGCTCGCTCACGGGCCCCGCGGGCCCCCCCGCAGCTGCCTGCAGCCCCTCAAGTTCTGCTGCGACTACCGCCCCTACTTCACCGTCCACGACAGCGAGTTCAAGGAGTTCTCCACGCGCACGCAGGCCCC cactggccccacatcctccgtGTCGGGGAGCCCAAGATGTCAG GGGACCTTCCCAAGCAGGTCAAACTGAAAAAGCCCTCGAGGCTGAAGACCCTGGACACCAAGCCAGGTCTgtgcccctcctctcctcccggGACCCAGAGACGggccttggggtggggtggggcaggcagatGTGCTGGCACCGCCAAAGGGAGGGGAGCGCGCTaccaccctgccctccccaggcctctACACCGCGTACACGGCCCACCTCCACCGAGACAAGGCCCTGCTCAGACGGCTGCTTAAGGTACCGCTGGGGGGGGGCACACCAGGGGGCGGGACACTGTGCTCGGCATGTGAAGGGGGCGCAGCCGGGGCGCTGTGGCTCAGCCCTCGCCCCCCAGGGCCTGCAGAAGAAGCGGCCGTCGGACGCGCAGACCGCGGTGCTGAGGCGGCACCTCCTGGAGCTCACGCAGAGCTTCATCATCCCGCTG GAGCACTACATGGCCAGCCTCATGCCCCTGCAGAAGAGCATCGCGCCCTGGAAG ACCCCTCCCCAGATCCGCCCCTTCCGCCAGGATGACTTCCTACGCAGCCTGGAGCACGCGGGGCCGCAGCTCACCTGCGTCCTCAAGGGCGACTGGCTGGGCCTCTACAG GCCAGCCCGCGGCGGCTGCCTCTTGCCCCCAAACAGGCGGTTTTTCAAGTCCCCGCATTTTGATGGCTGGTACCGGCAGCGGCACAAGGAGATGGCCCAGAAGCTGGAAGCGCTGCACCTCGAGGCCATCTGCGAGGCGGtgagggggctgggcgggggagCGCCGGGCAGGGAGGGCACAGGCCCAGAGGCGGGCGAGGGCCTCGGTCAGGGATGCCCCCTCTCGTCCCCGCAGAACATCGAGATCTGGATGAAGGACAAGTCTGAGGTAGAGGTCGTGGATCTGGTCCTGAAACTCCAGGAGAGGCTG GTTCGAGCACAGGGCCACCAGCTCCCCGTGAAGGAGGCAACGCTGAAGCGGGCGCGGCTGTACATCGAGACGGTCATTGGCTCTCTGCCCAAGGACCTGCAGGTCGTCCTGTGCCCTCCCTAG
- the DENND6B gene encoding protein DENND6B isoform X28: MDQGSGAGPHRARGRLGMPTSGARAAGAPWARFSAWLECVCVVTFDLELGQALELVYPSDFRLTDKEKSSICYLSFPDSHSGCLGDTQFSFRIRQCGGQRRPWHTDDRHCDRGAPASLQREPAHYFGYVYFRQVKDSSLKRGYFQKSLVLVSRLPFVRLFQALLGLVAPEFFDKLAPCLEAACREIDQWPAPVPGRTLNLPVMGVVLQVHIPSRADRPESGSPKQCGHENLLPAPVVLTSTHELDLFRCFRPVLAHVQLLWELMLLGEPLLVLAPSPAVSSEMVLALASCLQPLKFCCDYRPYFTVHDSEFKEFSTRTQAPPNVVLGVTNPFFIKTLQHWPHILRVGEPKMSGDLPKQVKLKKPSRLKTLDTKPGLYTAYTAHLHRDKALLRRLLKGLQKKRPSDAQTAVLRRHLLELTQSFIIPLEHYMASLMPLQKSIAPWKTPPQIRPFRQDDFLRSLEHAGPQLTCVLKGDWLGLYRRFFKSPHFDGWYRQRHKEMAQKLEALHLEAICEANIEIWMKDKSEVEVVDLVLKLQERLVRAQGHQLPVKEATLKRARLYIETVIGSLPKDLQVVLCPP, encoded by the exons ATGGACCAGGGGTCCGGTGCCGGGCCCCACCGGGCTCGCGGCCGCCTCGGCATGCCTACGTCCGGGGCGCGGGCTGCGGGGGCGCCCTGGGCACGCTTCTCGGCCTGGCTGGAGTGCGTGTGCGTGGTCACCTTCGACCTGGAGCTGGGCCAGGCGCTGGAG CTGGTGTACCCCAGCGACTTCCGGCTCACGGACAAGGAG AAAAGCAGCATCTGCTACCTGTCCTTCCCCGACTCCCACTCAG GCTGCCTCGGGGACACTCAGTTCAGCTTCCGCATCCGTCAGTGTGGAGGGCAGAGGCGCCCCTGGCACACGGATGACAGGCACTGTGACCGTGGGGCCCCCGCGTCTCTGCAG AGGGAGCCTGCGCACTACTTTGGCTACGTGTACTTCAGGCAGGTGAAGGACAGCTCGCTGAAGAGGGGCTACTTCCAGAAG TCTCTGGTGCTGGTGTCCCGCCTGCCCTTCGTCCGGCTGTTCCAGGCGCTGCTGGGCCTGGTCGCCCCCGAGTTCTTCGAcaagctggcaccctgcctggaaGCGG CCTGCAGGGAGATCGACCAGTGGCCGGCGCCCGTGCCGGGGCGGACACTCAACCTGCCTGTCATGGGAGTCGTCCTCCAG GTACACATCCCATCCCGGGCAGACAGGCCTGAATCCGGTTCTCCAAAGCAGTGCGGCCACGAG aaccTGCTACCGGCCCCGGTGGTCCTTACCAGCACCCATGAGCTGGACCTGTTCAG GTGCTTCCGGCCGGTGCTGGCGCACGTGCAGCTGCTGTGGGAGCTCATGCTGCTGGGGGAGCCGCTGCTGGTCCTGGCACCCTCGCCCGCCGTGTCCTCGGAGATGGTGCTGGCCTTGGCCAG CTGCCTGCAGCCCCTCAAGTTCTGCTGCGACTACCGCCCCTACTTCACCGTCCACGACAGCGAGTTCAAGGAGTTCTCCACGCGCACGCAGGCCCC accAAACGTGGTCCTGGGAGTCACAAACCCTTTCTTTATCAAAACGCTCCAGcactggccccacatcctccgtGTCGGGGAGCCCAAGATGTCAG GGGACCTTCCCAAGCAGGTCAAACTGAAAAAGCCCTCGAGGCTGAAGACCCTGGACACCAAGCCAG gcctctACACCGCGTACACGGCCCACCTCCACCGAGACAAGGCCCTGCTCAGACGGCTGCTTAAG GGCCTGCAGAAGAAGCGGCCGTCGGACGCGCAGACCGCGGTGCTGAGGCGGCACCTCCTGGAGCTCACGCAGAGCTTCATCATCCCGCTG GAGCACTACATGGCCAGCCTCATGCCCCTGCAGAAGAGCATCGCGCCCTGGAAG ACCCCTCCCCAGATCCGCCCCTTCCGCCAGGATGACTTCCTACGCAGCCTGGAGCACGCGGGGCCGCAGCTCACCTGCGTCCTCAAGGGCGACTGGCTGGGCCTCTACAG GCGGTTTTTCAAGTCCCCGCATTTTGATGGCTGGTACCGGCAGCGGCACAAGGAGATGGCCCAGAAGCTGGAAGCGCTGCACCTCGAGGCCATCTGCGAGGCG AACATCGAGATCTGGATGAAGGACAAGTCTGAGGTAGAGGTCGTGGATCTGGTCCTGAAACTCCAGGAGAGGCTG GTTCGAGCACAGGGCCACCAGCTCCCCGTGAAGGAGGCAACGCTGAAGCGGGCGCGGCTGTACATCGAGACGGTCATTGGCTCTCTGCCCAAGGACCTGCAGGTCGTCCTGTGCCCTCCCTAG